TCTGCGGGCACTCGAGTCCACCCCCGAGCGCATCGGTGGATTCCTCGGTCGCGTCCTGGCGAGCAAGCGCTCGAAGGAACAGGTGGTCGGCTACTTCGTTGGCGACGCGGACCCGCAGACGGCGGCTGTCTTCCGGGAGTTCGGCGATGATCTGGACGGGCAACGCGAGCGCGCCGAAGCGCTCGTTGCGGAGTACTGTTCGAGCGACGCCGACCGCGAGCAGGCGATCGAGGCGGCAACGGAGGCGATCGAAACCGCCTACGCAGAGTACGTCGAAAGCCTGGAAGCGCTGGGTGCGAACCCGAAACCTGTCTGCTGACGCCCGCTGCAGGCTCAGACGAGTCGCTCGACACGGTCACCGAGATCGAGCGATGCTGTCTCGATCGCCTCGTCGAACCCGGCAACCGCATCGTGAAAATTCGTTCGGTAACTCGCCGGTCCCTGGTACTCCATCTCGGCCGCGCGCTCGCCCGCGATGCCGAACGCGAGTGTTCCGTGAAGCGCCGCGGCGTGGGCGTCCTCGAGTGCACCGTTGAACACGGCGAGGGTCGAACCGAGCATGCAGCCGGTGCCGACGACCTCGCCGAGCATCTCGTGGCCCGCAGTGAGTCGGTAAGCGCTGTCTGCATCGGCGACGATATCCTCGACGCCGCTGGCGACGACGATCGAGCCGGTCGAGTCGGCGAGCGAGCGGGCGGTCTCCTCGATCTCGTCGTAGTCGCCGACGGATTCGACGCCTTTCACGTCGGCTTCGACGCCTGCGAGCGCGCTGATCTCGCCGTAGTTACCCTTGATGACGGTGAACGAGACTTCGTCGAGCAGCGTCTGTGCGACCGACTTGCGTGTCGGCGTGGAACCGACGCCGACGGGGTCGAGTACGACTGGAAGGTCGCGGTCGGCCGCCGTCTG
The DNA window shown above is from Natrialba magadii ATCC 43099 and carries:
- the thiM gene encoding hydroxyethylthiazole kinase, which encodes MSDTDSPDVTGDELAGSLRAIADAPPLVQALTNEVTMNDVANLILHWDALPVMADSPGDAGEMAQGADAVLFNTGQIPETKVEAMREAAQTAADRDLPVVLDPVGVGSTPTRKSVAQTLLDEVSFTVIKGNYGEISALAGVEADVKGVESVGDYDEIEETARSLADSTGSIVVASGVEDIVADADSAYRLTAGHEMLGEVVGTGCMLGSTLAVFNGALEDAHAAALHGTLAFGIAGERAAEMEYQGPASYRTNFHDAVAGFDEAIETASLDLGDRVERLV